TGCAGAAGATAGCACTGCTGGATCACAGCTACAGTACGGATTCCTAATTAGAGCCTTAATCTCTCTGTGAAGAttctgtgcatgttcttcccgtgtccctgtgggtttcttccaggttttaCGGATTCCTTCTTCcctcttaaaaaaaactaacaaacgaTAACAGTATTAGCTACACTAAATTGCCCCTAGGTGTGTGCATAATGCCCTTCAATAGACAGATTTCCCATTTAGTGTGTACTCCCACCTCACTTCCTGCAATAGGCTCTTGTTCTATGTTAAAGTGGTAACTgatgataaattaatgaatgaatacatGAATGATAACGCAGCCTACATTTATCCAcacaatgtttttaattttaataaatgtgtacATTTCTGTGAGCATATTTTCAATGGATCTTTTGCATTTCTTCCCTGAAGGTCTTATGGAGAGCTGACAAACTGCACGTTCCTGGTGGCCTGGAAGATGAACTGCTTCTGGCCCAACAGGCTAGTGGACGAGTTCTTCATAAGTGTTCACCGGCACTATTTCCACAACTGCGCGCCCACAGGCCGACTTCCTCACGACCCACCCAACAGGATTTTAGGGCCCTTCATCATAGTACCCATTGTGGTCACGTTGCTCATGACTGCCCTGGTGGTGTGGAGGAGTAAACGCAGCGAGGGCATTGTGTAATGCAGATCTTTCTGCTCCAGTGACCCTCACAAGCACCGAGGCTCTTATTACCAACGCACTATGCTGCTAAAACAAAGAGATGTTCAATTATGGATTCGTATCGCATCAGATAGCTAAAGCACGGCGCAGCCtgctgcttacacacacacacacacacacgtacgtacacatacacacacaaataacctGAAAGAAACTGTACAAGCGACTGCCtttaaaatatacaatgtaCAAGCAAAACTTTATTTCTTAGACTTCTGTCATATGTCTGCAAGGTCCTGAAATCTGAAGTAGTGACATTTTTCATTACAATACCTCAATGGAGAAACAGCTGCAGTACAAGTGGAGCTGACAATGACTGAATGATACTAATTTATAATCAGACACACCACAAAAGCAGATTATTGTCATTATCTTTATCTGTGAGGACTGGACTCCAGACAAACAGCTCCCTTTCCCTTCACCTTTATGCATTCTTATGCTGTGCATTGTGTCAAATCATAATAATGTTTAGTTTAgctgttggatttttttttttaatggaataacCCATGTGACTATTCTCAAACTGTGTAAATGTCAATggcattttaattttgttgttgAATAAACATTTGAGGTGAACGAAAATTTGAACTATCTTGAAACGACTGGGTTTAATTACACCGTGCGATCTGAGAAGCTTGTTAACATGATTTGTGATGATTAGAGACTTTGTGTAATTGAATGCTCATTTGTCTTAAAGCTGGTAAAGCCGGTAACTTCAGCACCTGTCTCTTCTATTTCTTATCCTGTATTCTTTTGTGTCCTGACggctaaaaaaatataaaccaaaAATATGGAGGATTTAAAAGGAAGCAATGGTAGCTTATTGGTTCTGCTTTAGTAAAATTGCTCTAATGGCTGAAAGGTTATGAGTTCAAATTCCAAGACTGTCAGAAAGGAACTGTCCAATCCCCTGAGGAGGCCTCTTAACATTAAGCTCAATGCTTCGTTTGTGTACTGCAtcacttgtaaataaatttgcatatggaaaaaacataaaggacgtatacagtaggtggttttttaatgtgtaaatatttttgcaacTATCAGTATTCCTGTAAAGCAAGAACATCATAGCTCCATTAGTCCGAAATCccctttaatataaatattaaatacttttCTTGTCTCACTTCCATTTGctttattcacacactcatgtgcttactctctctctctctctctctctctctctgacttgCTGGCTGTGCCTGAGATCACTTTAGACTTCTTTCGTGCCAGTTGGCCAGTGATAATGTTTAACATAGTCattttaccccccccccccctcccgccccctttttatgttttaaacataataaaaataatctgatcatagTGGATCTCAGTATTGAGCAATTAGAACATCGGAAAAATaacaacatataattttttttactgtacctgtacctttaacaaaaacaaagccaaAAGCTAAACGAATGAAGCTAAATATGATGTGAttttctttgggagtgacaagaatggacaggattaGGATGGTTTGGGGACAAAGTTAGAGAGACCTGATGGAGTACTAAGTCCCCCCCTCAtaattcaatagcttgtagatccacctttagccCCAATTACTTGAaataatattttcctcactcactcactcactcactcacttatcttctatactgctttattctgtattcagggtcactaacttagttaacccagtgtaagtatgtatccaatgttgtaaacattaaagcactttttgtaagtcgctctggataagagcgtctgccaaatgcctaaatgtaaatgtaaatgtcacagtgacatggagcctatcccaggaggcttagggcacaccctggacagggtggaaATCCattacagagcacacacacacacacacacacacactacagtcaatttgggaacgccaattagcctaacctgcatgtctttggaatgtggaaggaaaccggagtacccggagaaaacccacccacagggagaacatgcaaactccatgcacactcaagcctggccaggaatcgaacccggaccctagaggtgcaaggcgacagtgctaaccactacaccactgtgccactgtgccgcctctTATAGTTTCCTTTATGATTTTATTCAGTCTCTCACATAGTCTTGGTTCAcgcttctttaaaacattcttTACCTTTCAGTTCCTTGAAAATTTCGGGCATTTGCTTATaaacagctctcttaaggtcctgccacagcatttcGATTAAGTTAAGTTCTGGACTTTGATTAGGCTATTCCAAAACcttaatgcttttattttttggccaTTCCGATGTACATTTACTGGGGCGCATTAGATAATTGTCCTGTTGCATATCCTAATTTTGACCAAAAAATCAGATCTTGGACAGATGGCTTTACATTGACCtttagaatactctggtatacagagaaGTTCATGGTTGACTTACTGACTGCACGATGCCCAGGTCCAGTGGCTGCCCAACAAGCCCAAGTCATCACCTCTTCACCGCCTtgtttgacagtggggatgaaGTGTTTCTGCTTAaatgctgtgtttggttttCCCCAAATATGGTACTGGGCATTAAGGCCCAACAACTCTACCTTTGTTTCATCTGTACATaagacattgttccagaagtcttTTGGTTTGTTCAAGTGCAGTTTTGCAAACCTTAGTTGTGttttcatgtgattttttttttatttaacccttccaaacaaaccatacttgttcagtcttcttctaattgtgctgtcatggactttaataTTTCACAGGCTTAGTGAGACCTGTaaggtctgagatgtagctcttgtttttttttttgcatttctttgagGATTACTGTCTCACAGTTTCTGGGTCCCAGATTTGATCCCTAGTTGACAGTGTTTATTCTCCTTGTGTTTGTATGACTTTATTCAAAGTTTCCTCGTATATCTTATGAACAAACCAGTATGGGATTGACATGGTAGAACATAAAATCTCTATAGTATGTGAATGGATGTGTGTATGGTGTTCTGCAGTATAATTAACCAAAAACTCAGTAAGGGTATACTCCGATCTCATGGCCAGTGTTCAGATCCACCACATCCCCAACAGGATAAAGTTGTTCCTAAGGCTGGGTGAATCTATAAATGAAAGATTGAGAAAATCTTAGTTTTTGCATGTACTGTTGTAGAggggaataaaagaaaaaaacattacaaactgacagaaataataataacctatcaACACAAATCCACCACTGAGCTTTATAAGGTGGCATTTTTCCTCATTTATTTGAATTAACATAATATTTTCACAACCTGACACACAAGGAAACAGCTGTGCCCTTAGTTCGATTTACTAAATATGTTTTGCCACATTCTCTGCGGTGCACAGTCTGCCAGGAGTTCATAAATCTAACACaagttaatttaatgcaaaGTACCTGCATTAAGTAATTATTGATAATTGTTGAtgattttccaataatatactAAAATGTTTCCCACAGCACATTTTCAACACTATCACGCTTGTACggtatttacttttaaatgtttttgttttgtagtatttattttaaagccaCCTCCATGGTGGTTAGAACTGTGGCCTTGGACCTTCTGGGTCAAGTGTTTGAGTCCCTCTGGTTCTGTGCGAGTaaagtttgcgtgttctcccagtgcttagcttccaagacatgcagattaaactaattggcattttaaaaatgtccatAGTCTATGTGTATGCCATGTGATAGACTGGCACCCTATCTGGCACCCCACCAATGCCCTGAgtaccctgggataggctaaaagcctcctgtgaccctgaaccCAATAATTGGTATTGAGAATGAGTGAGCGAGTTACGTTATAAACAGTCAGACCCTCCCCAGCCTCTTGCTTcaatcttttaaaatgttttttttttttttttttaatgctgtttgGTGTGTAATTAAGAAACCTCCATTTTGAAAGATTTTGGAAATGCTACAAACTGTTACCAAGCACTGACTCTGGAGACTCTTTGAATAGATATTAAATGCTGCAATCTAAACCTTGCTCCTCATACAAACcttcattattttttcagtTAAACACATTTCTACACTGTTTATGTGGCGTGTCTGGAGTAAGTCCTGTTGAGGTTCCTATAGAAAGGATAATGCTGTTATAGAACATTTTTCAACATCTCAAACATCAGCATTGAAATTGCAACAGCACTGTACAGTAGCATTAATGGCAACCATAAATACTGGGACATTTACTggttagtataaaaaaaaacacattttcataatATTGACTTCAGTGCCttaaaagcagttttttttttttttttggtttaattattttacgATGCTTAGAATTAGAGATTTAAAAATTTCAACACTTCACTTTAGTCATTCAGAAGGAGACACAATTTTCAAGAGGAAAATCACATCGTTAATGAAACGCAGCCTCCATCAGTCTCAAGGTGCAATAGACTAATTGTAATTATGCATGTTAATTTCTGTCTCAATGACAAGTGGGTGAACCAGTAACGTGATTTAGGCAAACTGTAgcaggaagaaagagagaaatgtaAGGAACCACAATTTATTCATAAGAAGATTTTACATGTTAATAGACAAATCTTATACATTTTCCTACATAATTCGCATTTACAACTATTTTCTAAAGCAACCAAAGAAACTGGCTGTGAGGCAACATCCCTTACATATAAcatctaatataatattatatatatatatatatatatatatatatatatatatatatatatatatattttaaagtggTGAAGGTCAATACAAGTTTTgtaaatatcattttatttatattacccTATTATTAATCTGAGGCTTTTGATTAGACCTTTGAGTGAAAGGTACCAAGAGAAATTCATAATCAGCAGCTGTTCAGAAAGGGTATCCACATGAAAGACAGTCAGATGCagtaggattaaaaaaaaaaagcctttatgtgaaatcttgtaaaagaaaaaaaaaaagcgctatAATGCaaagcaatatatatattttttacagtaagtCATTGCTGGTAGTTAAAGTGTAGGGGAAGCAGGTTATGTCCATTTTACAAGAGaagctttaatgcattttaaggGATGCAAcagttagttttattttatagttctgTATAATGAATGAAAGAGCGTTAAGCTCTGTAAACCTTTTTCTCCTTTAGTGCAATGATTAATGTGGCCTGATTTCCATAGACTTCTATCTTCAGATGAGCGCAAAGGAATTAGGCCTGGTTTTAGTCCATTTTCTATTGTTTCTATTTCATCTTGGGTGtgagttaaaatgaaaaatataaacttttaaatagGATCCAATTTTGGGCCTGCCTGTATAGTGCTGACACAGCAACATTGGTTCAGGACCCCATTTTATAGCACCCAGtttaatttatactgtataaaggacATAGTGATCCATCTAAGTTGTGTAGTCTGCGCTTCTCCCTGTGTTCATTAGCAGAACAACACCACTAATATCACGAAAATGTAAAAGCAGAAATGTGTGGAGCCCCTAGAGAGCACATACCATGGTGAAGTCTTGACATTTCATAgctagtatactgtatgtgtatagttCTTTCTCTCTTGCATGTAGCTCATGCACAAGTTATGGTAGGGTGGAAGTAGAGAATTCAgcattttaaaaggtttatttCAGATTGGACTTAAACATACAGACAATCTGATGATCcattattaaatcattattaatatttacccAATTTGTATTGACTCTAATAAAATATGTGCTGTAAAAGTGCTGTATGTATTACTAATACACATAACCAAtgcataaggtttttttttagaatgacaTGCGTCATCCAAATTGCACAAGGTGGTATGTTGTGAAGAGATGCTAATCAACATAGACTCTATTACTGTACAAGTGATGCATTTGTGCCATCCTTGAACCCAACTCTcgaatcctctttgaaaatcccGTTTGTTGCAGTTGATTGTCTCCCACTGCATTACAGAATGTTCATTGACAAGAGCAATGTGCACAGGTACATAAAGAAGTTGAAATAAGTGGAAACCAGCATTGAAGATGAACCTtgcagtgggagaccatcaaccGTGATAAAGTCTCCATCACTATGCATTGACACCATCATTGAATTCAGCTTTCGAGTCTTCTCTGCAGCTGATGGTTTGCCACTGCGTTATTTGTCTTTAATGCTGGTTTTCTGTAAACATTCTATAATGCAGTGGAAAACCATCAACTGCAACAAGAGGATTGTCAAAGAGGATTTAAAGGTTGGGTTCAAGGTTGGTGCAAATGCATTGCTTGTGATAGAAATTATGTTGAATAGTACCTTTGCAAGACTTACTCCACCAACATATGTTACTCAACATacataatttaaacttttttttgttatttaatataacAACCATATTTGCATTACTTTCGGTACAGCCATTGTATATGAATATAGTATCATGCACATCAGTCTCTCATGTCTCATTTCTTAAGGTAAATGTCAATCACAGCCTTATCATCGTTCTTTCCTCAATGAATAACACATGCACCTGTACAGAAAAAGCATCCTCATGCTCTCTAGGTTTGTATCATTAGCATTTTTTTCATTAGCAT
The DNA window shown above is from Clarias gariepinus isolate MV-2021 ecotype Netherlands chromosome 5, CGAR_prim_01v2, whole genome shotgun sequence and carries:
- the ramp1 gene encoding receptor activity-modifying protein 1 isoform X2 → MACSSYYEDAIKELCLAKFKEDMEALDQGHWCSWEDTVQSYGELTNCTFLVAWKMNCFWPNRLVDEFFISVHRHYFHNCAPTGRLPHDPPNRILGPFIIVPIVVTLLMTALVVWRSKRSEGIV
- the ramp1 gene encoding receptor activity-modifying protein 1 isoform X1, which produces MGIRGVLPARRHAAVCVVLATLSAVAMACSSYYEDAIKELCLAKFKEDMEALDQGHWCSWEDTVQSYGELTNCTFLVAWKMNCFWPNRLVDEFFISVHRHYFHNCAPTGRLPHDPPNRILGPFIIVPIVVTLLMTALVVWRSKRSEGIV